gttagtTGCCACTAAACAGTTAGACCCATGCTCATGTTGACATGGAGAGGTGTATGCTATTTATCATTTAGTATTGGTGTAAGTGAGCACACTCACTTctgatatacactatatgaccaaaattatgtggacacctgactatcacaaccatactgtatgtgcttgttgaacatccaatGTATCTTTTCTGACTGTACAGTCTACATGATATGGTTTATAAGGACAACTGTCAATTTATCATTTAATGCTGACAATCATTGCAGTGATAGGGCCAAGAGTGTCTCTAAATGTTATTGTCTACAGTATTTCTCATCTCTAGCATGATTTCAGTCCAAGCCAAGTCTTATTCACAAAACCAAATGGCTGCCTGAAGcatcatttacaaaaaatatatatatataacaagcTATTTTATACTGTAAAGTATTATTAATGCTCTGTATaatcatatttacaaaaactaaataaaaatcgaTCATAAATTCCCAAATAATTTTGCACATTTACAGACTTGCCAAAAATTCATATATTGAGATGGATACAGAATAAACAATTAGCATGCTTTGGAGATTCTTTAATTAAATTCATATAtgaccaaatgtatgtggacacctgactatcataCCGGTATGTTCTTGCTGAAAATTCCATTCAAAATTGGTCCCTAcattgctgttataacagccaCCACTCTTCAAGGATGGCTTTCCTccagattttggaatgtggccgTGGGATTTTCTGCCACAAGaatattagtgaggtcaggcaccgATTTTGGTTTAGGAGGGTTTGGGGCACCAttgcattccagttcatcattcagatgttcagtggggttggggtcagggctctgtgcaggccacttgcaTTCTTCCACAATCTTAACCATGTAGTGCAACATACCTTTTAAAAAACTAAAGACTTCATTGCAAAGAAACATGGGACAAGTATGTTAGAAATAAGATGCTATGCACCTTTATTCCTTTCCTTTATTCTTTCAACATTCATCAGTTTCtaaatttaaatcattaaaagcatttagttaaatataaaccaaatattgtttatactgattacattaaaaccatatattgtgttttttgtacAAAGTTctacaaaaaaaccaaaaaaaacaaaaaaacaggataTATTTAGTTACAAttacaagataaataaacaagtaacaAATGGCATAggatataatagtaataaaaaatgcTCTATACATAGACCTGTGCGTAAAATTCTGCTACATATACTAGAACCTTGCATAACACACAAATGCTTAGGAGAATACAGTGACCATTAATGGGAGATTTGGGCATTTACAAGGGCATAGTACGCTCCTTGTTGGGCAATTAGCTGGCTGTGTGTGCCTTTCTCAACCACTGTGCCATTCTGAATGACTGCAATGATGTCCGCATTCTGGATAGTGGTCAGCCGGTGAGCGATGACTATGCACGTGCGGCCCTGTCGAGCATCATCCAGAGCTTTCTGCACAATCTAGACCACAAAGAGGGGACAGTTATAAGAAAATGGTTCTCATCATGAATCTCTGGGCATTAATAAAACCCGCTAAATTATCTACAGTGCCACGTTGGAGAACTGTGTTTCACACAGGCttcaaaaaacacttttggacattttaaaatgtagatttttatattatattatatatgttatatatattatatataagtatttggacacttgATACTGATTTAACTAAAGGTCAGATTTCAATGTTTTATGTAGTATGCCATCCTTTACATTGCAACACTGCTCGTCATAATGTGGGCATTGAATCACACAGTTTCTGTAGAGAAAGCTCTTCCAAATTTCCAGTAATCATATGAATTACTAATGCAAGTTGACATGACCACAAACTGATCAAAATTGCAGGACTTGATTCTGTATTACTGGTATCTTCAATGCTGATTTTTGCTGCCAAATTACATCTCTCTAACTATTTTATATGACCAAGGCATGAATTCAATTGCATCATAAGATAACATGTATGCACTTATAGATTTTAGCAACAATTACTACCCATACATGGTGTACAATACAACTGGAAACTGAAAGCCAGATTAAAGTGGACTTTCACTAGAAAATTATGCAATGaatttttaaattcaattcagtgaAAGAAACAATGTTCCTGTTTATTTCAACATCGTCTGTGGTCatgcaaaagtaaaaaatattttaagtgcTTATTTATTACAAGAGTGCATACTTTATTTTGTACAGGCAAATTGTTAGAGGACCAAATTTTAAAGAGATCCACTAACTTTGTAAAGCTCCCACGTTATTGGCGTAAATACCAGCTCCGTCACATTATATAGAACCTGTAATTAACCTGTCCCTGAACAGCTATGGATATTCGGTAATTTAAAATATGCAGTCAAAGTAAACactaagatttaaaaataaataaataaatacaaacatttttaaagaatataaatACCCCGGATGATGACTAAGAATAAATGACAAAGAACCTTTTGCAAAGTAACTCTTTCCACTTGCACTTTACATACACATTTAGCCTTTTTTGGGAGCTACAATTCTGATTGTCCCTGCTTGTGCTCTTGTGTTCATTCTGCTTGAGTGGTATGCTAATCTTGTTCAAAGGGATTTTAAGTAGTGATTTAACATACAGTAGCATCACTGACTTCTCAAAGTGAGCATTCACTTGCATACCAATGAACCCTCACATCtgcccattgtgtgtgtgtttactgtctgTTTTGTTAGATTAAGTGTTTattgtgagtaaaaaaaaaaatttaaaaaactaaaaaaataataataaaaaagttgtCTTGTTGTCTGCACCAGTAGGTGTTATAAAGGCAtgtggtttgtttgtgtttaccaTCCTGTGGAAGCCTGGGGGGTTTGTTACCCCCACCAGTTTTCAGTGGACTAGTTCTGtggataaccactaagcctgtTTGTTCTGTAACTGTGTTTGGTAACAAAAGTGCACATAATTGGCTTTAtaatgctttctggtttctgctTCTTTCCTCATCAGTGCCATCTTTTTTCAGTCAAAACTATTActaccccaattccaaaaaaagttgggaccgtatggaaaatgctaataaaaaccaaagaggagtgatttgtaaatgtactttgacttgaatttgaacaaaaaacataaagacaaggtatttgatgctTTACCCAaacaactgcatagtttttttttttgaagataaacgtttattttgaaattgatgcatgcaccatgttccaaaaaagttggcaaTTTAGGACCAATAGCCATGTGAGAAGTTAAAATAAGAAGGTGacatgaaacaggtgaggcaatcatctaatcatagtatataaggagccttcAAAAAAGGCCTAGCCCTTCAAGAGccaggatgggtcgaggctcgccaatctgccaacagatgcgtcagcaaataatccatCACTTTGAGaataacattccccaaagacaaattgaagggattttgggcatttcaccttctacagtgcacaatataattaaaaggttcaaggaatctggtcaaatcacAGAGTGTAAAAgacaaggccgaaaaccacttctgaatgtgcaaGATCTtagatccctcagacgtcaccgtcttaaaaaccgtcatgagtctgtaatggatatcctgacattggctcgggaatactttggtaaaacttcgtcagtcaacaccattccccactgcatccacagatgcaagttaaggctttactatgcgaagcagaagccatacatcaacactgtccagaagcaccgcccagttctctgggcttggtctcATCGGAGATGGAgtgtagcacagtggaatcgtgttttgtggtctgacgagtcaacatttcaaatagtttttggacaaaaaaaattgtgttctctggaaagaggaaaaggacctgTTATCAGAGTCAGGTCCAGAAGGCAgtatctgtcatggtatgggtgtgtgtcagtgcccatagCATGGGTAacctgcacatctgtgagggcatcattaatgcagaaagatatgtacacattttggagaaacatatgctgccatctagAGCAGGAAAataccaaaccacattctgcctggattacaagcacatggttgtgtAAGAAGAGAGTGTGGGCagtagcatggcctgcctgcagtcctgacctgtcttgAGAATGTGTGccacattatgaagtgcaaaataaggcaacacaGGACCTGTACATTTGcccagctgaagaaatgcataatggatgaatggggaaaattccgcttgctaaacttaaccaacttgTATGTTAAGTGCTACTAAAATAAAAGCTGAtattacacagtggtaaacagtcgactgtcccaacgtATTAGgaatgtgttgcagtcatcagattagTAAtgagtatattttcaaaaataaattacattcaaagtacatcaaataatgtgttttcaatatagtacagggtgaactgaattttcatataacttgttttttgcattttccaaactgtcccaactttttctgagTTGGTGTTGGACATTAAAACTTTGCTGGATGTATAATACATTGTAAATACAACATTGAATAAGAAGTATGACAAAGACAACCAGGAACCTTTCACTAACCTTTTCACTCTCCGTGTCCAAGGCTGAAGTTGCTTCATCCAGTAGCAGCACTTTAGGTTGTCGGACCAAAGCTCGAGCAATTGCTATCCTCTGTTTCTGCCCACCAGACAACTGAGCGCCTTTATCACCAACGCGTGTATTGTATTTCTAAAATTATATGCAATATGCTGGTCATGAGAATAATCAAgtaaaaactgtttaaatgtgaaatgtacagcTTTaaaagatacactatatggccaaatgtttgtggacattaTCACCACACCCATACGTAgggtcttctccaaactgttgcacAAAGTTTAAAGCACACAATTTTGTAGAATGTATTTGTTGTAGCACTGGAACTACAGGGCCCAAgcctgtttcagcatgacaatgtccctatGTCAAgtccccacagccatgttccaaaatctggTTAAAAGTCTTccaagaagagtggaggttattataacataatgggggactaaatctggaataggatgttcaacatgaacatatgggtgtgactgATCATGTGTCCACATATTTAACCATATAGTGTACGTCACTGCAAATGCATATATTTATTATGCCTATGAAAGACGTTTTATGATGCTTGGAATGTTTCTTGAATGTACACTTTTTCTGGTTGGAATGAATATTGAGTACTAAGAAAAAGGGGTGGAGACCTTTCAGTGAAGTTACAGAAGTTTTTAACATCACaataggcttgctgcgatagtcggtgttactactgctactggtGTTGGGGCcacacaccgattacatcacttgcccactgTGGCACCGCCACGACTGTTTtgctttttatagtaataaaaatcatttagttcagttagagaacggacgctacaattaaaaacaaaaatttacCTCTGGCAGGCCAAGAATAAAGTCATGGATATTGGCATTCATAGCAGCCTCCTCAATCTCTGCCTGGCTGACCACACGGCTGTTGTCGCCATATTGGATGTTCTCAGCAATGGTGCAATCAAACAGGATTGGTTCCTGAGAGACCAGACCAAGCTGAGAGCGCAGCCAAGCAAGGTTCAATTTCTTTGTGTCCACCCCATCCATTAACTGCAAGAAAATGCAGTAACAAATACAACAGTTTAACAGCACCTAATATCTTAGGTGCtgtaatagaaatagaaatatgtATTAGATTATACAGACGCTCATGTCTGATATGACTGGCTGGGTAATTCTGCGTATAAACACTGCAAAAGTACTTCTATGATCCTAACGCACCACATGCCCACTGGCAGTGTTGTAGAACCGTTCCAACAACTGGATTAAGGTGCTTTTCCCACAGCCACTGCCTCCCACCAGTGCCAACGTCTGCCCTTGAGCCACTGACACGTTTAGGCCTTGCAGAATCTTTGAACTTGGACGTGTTGGGTATGAGAAATGCAGATCACAGAAATCTAGGTCTCCCTTACAGTTTGTCTGAAAGAAGAGCAGGAACTCAATCATGACATATATAAAGACTATACAGCAGAAGGTCTGAGCTGCTAATGCTCTAATAAAGTAATATAGTAAGGGATATAATGGGGTTTGGATCCTAATAGTGAGTCAAAGCCAAGGTCCATCACTTACTGGTTTGTCTCCTGCCTCATTGTAGATGTCAATCTCGGGTGTTTGCCCAAGTAAGTCTAAGATTCTCCCAGCTGCAGCTTTAGCTTTGGCAAAGTCTGGGGCAAATGATGAGGACTGGCCGATACTCATGGCCGCAAAGACAATAACAGAAAACACCCTGATGAAAaaattgatgtgttgtgtgAAGGCTGGAGCCCAAAAGTCTAGCTGACATGATATAGTTTCCAAATTGTGCTTACAGGAAAACGTTCTCATATTTAGTGTAGCAGTGTGCAATCAGCCAGGAGCCAAAACGGAAGACTGCAGCATTAACAAAGTAAGGAATTGCTTGAGAAAGTGCAAAGGTGAGTCCATAGATGGGTGCTTTACATATTTGAGACCTTAAAACAAAGCACATTTGTGAAATCAGacattaaaatgaatgtttatcAAATACAGACTTgacaaattaaagcaaaaactgGTGTCTGTTTTGCTGTGAGTggcattttgctggcatgggTTGGGTCCACATACTCCAAGAGGGAAGAATCACTGTAAAGTTATTAAGCTTTGATAAGATAAGCTTTATCCCATaaggaaacatttctatcctgataggAGTGGTCTCCTCCAAGATGTCCCCAATCCACAGTGCACAAGAGCTCagtgaatggtttgatgagttaaaaaaaattgtgtaaatCATTTGCTATGATGTTCCCAGACACCAGATTTCAGTCCAATTGAACATGTGGGAGATTTTGGATCTGTGTTGGTCCATTTTGGATTCACTACCATCATCATAATTGAGAGGATATCCTTGGGAAGAAtggttcatccctccagtactgttccagagacttgtatcTATGCAAAGGAAcaatgaagctgttctggttGCCCAAAaccttactaagacactttgtgtagtttttattcccccttaatttgtcacctgtctgtatataTCAAATGAgtcaattttattatttaatttgttctgtaaataaatgcacTGAGAAAATGAGTACTATAAGATGTACCGATATGGTTTACTTAGGCTGTCATTAAACTTTTGGAAGAAGGCCTCTTCTTTTGTTAATGCAACAACGGTCTTGAAGTTTTCGACAGCTTCTGTGGATATCTGTTAACATAAGCATTAGGGAAAGTGGTGGTTTATTTACAGTGCCATATTTTCCTGACCAATAAAAAACCTCACTGTGTAAGATGTGGCTCTTTAAATTATATTTGCTTGGAagtaaaaaatgtttgcattcatgtcttacaaaaataaaaaatgccaaCATTAGGATAATACTAAAACCTAACACACACCATTGTGAAAGTTGCAACATCTGCTAAGGGGCAAAAAAGAACCATATCCTATAGTTCAGTTAGTAGTGTGAAAACAATGATTTAGCTGTTTAAAGTGTTGCTCAATTCATTTTAGTAGTCTTAacaatacaataatataaaaagaCCTTGCCAGACATCTCTAGTGCACTCTGATCTTTGGAAGCATGACCACCCAGAGCTCTCATCTGGATGAAATGGGACCCAATGATGAATGGCATAAAAGCAAGGATTAGAAGGGTAAGTTGCCAGCAAGAAATGAAGGCTATGATCACAGCAATGCCTAGGGAACAAATAGCGTTGCTGGTCAAGCCCAGTCTGTATCCTGATGCCTGAGAGAAAAATTAAGAGAAAGAGAATTGTGGAAGTGAACATATTTTTTACTTatacttatattatattgtttatatttaaccaTGACACCAAGCAGATGTGACAATTTACCAGCACATCATATAAATGCCTGTGCAAATATACAAGTATTCAACTATAAAATTGTTTACCAAAAAAAACTGACCCCTGAAGCTCCCAGAAACCAATGAGTCCAGACTTACATTCTTCACTTAATATCATCATTTATCACTACCTTTCCTTTTAGTTTTACTGTAGTTACTCACCAATTCATAGTAGATACTAAATAACCCATTTTAAGTGTTattataactgaataataagccaAGGACAAGGTTACAAAGACTTATGGTGGCAAATCACTTACCCCTTTAACCAATGATGCCTCTGTTGCTAATTTAGTGGTTAGGACTCCCACTGCATTTTTGTGGTCATCAAACCAGCCAATGTCCTACAAAAATGCCATCAAGTTTGCAAGGGAGACAAAGTAGTTTCCTCACTAAAATTAAGCATGACAAAGATCACCCACATCATTTTATCTACTAGTAATATCTAACAGCATTGGCATACCTGTCTCAAAATGGCTTTAAATGCCTGACTCCTCAGCCTCATGGTTAAAATTTCTCCAGACTTGCCAAACATGAAACCCTGGAAGTAGTGAATTCAGTATTTAAAATTGGcaagaataaaaatgtgaataGTAAGTAAAAACAAGAGAATACATCTAAAGTTTGAAATAATTAAGTGGGTTATGTGAGAGATGGTATTCATTCAAGTGACCTGTAATAAATAGGTGATAAATGACACAGCTCCAAGGACAAGGAACAGAAGAGAGAACATCAAAGTCTTCTGCCGCTTCAACTCAGGGTCAGGCTCAGCAAATACCTACACATAAAGCAAGttcgtgaaaaaaaaatatatattattattttttttaaggctgCAACCAAAGCTGTCATTTAAAGGGTAAAAACGTGCCCTTGGACCAATCTGTGCATGAGTCACATGCATACAAAGAACAAATCTGACAAGTAGCAAACACAAGGAAGGACAGCTACTCACACCAATGATTTTGGCAAAGAGGATAGCCAAACAAGGGTAGACAGCTCCTCCCACAGTGCTGGCCAGTATACCCACCACCAGGTAGGGCCACTCAGGTTTGTTCATAGCCAGAATCCTGGTGAAAGGGACATCTGTAACCTTTTCTTTCTCCTGATAAAGAGATGAATATGTTTAATAGTAAAACTGCAGTTGTATGGTTACATTGTATTTAAAGTTATGTAGTCATTCATCCAaaaaattcaatttcattttatgGTTATATCTGTATAACAATATTGAAAAATAAGTCATGACAAGTGCATGTCAAACTCTGGCTTAACTGTGAGATTACTTTGTAGTACTTTACTATTTAAATATCCAAGGctattgttttcacattgtaccttcttctccttcttagATTTGGACTTTTTTGACTTCTTTTTCTGCATTGATCTCCTTTTTGATGATCTCCTTTGAAGTGCTATGCTACGTCTTATTGAATTTCTCTCAAATCCACCATTTTCTGTTGTGACTTCCATCAAGTCGTCAGGATTGTCGGATGATTCCTCACATGTTTCTCCCTCATCGTCatactcatcatcatcatcatcatcatcgtcatcatctgGTCTACCCTGTGACTATATACCATAGATAAATATAAAAGTTCAGAGACAACAATAAAGGACAGAGTTtcctttacatttattaaacttAAATGTCTAGTCAGACTATTGAGGGGTAGCTGCAAGAGTACCCGTTGTGTGACAAGAGCATAATAGACTCCTTTCTTGCTCATGAGTTCTCTGTGAGTGCCGTGCTCCACCACCTGACCATCTTTGAAGCCAGCAATTATATCAGCAGAACGGATTGTGGACAGCCGGTGAGCAATCACTATGGTTGTTCGGCCTGCTCTTGCCTAGGAAGCAACATAAGCAGATAAGTTGTGCATCAGCTACTTCATCATGTAATCAGGAAATCAGTGAATCAGGAAGCAGTAACTAATCATTTATATGCATAAACATCGAATCCAAGTTGTTTGTGGTGCTTTTATTTGTATCACCTTATCTAAAGCAGCCTGGACAATAGCTTCACTTTGCGTATCCAAGGCTGATGTAGCTTCATCCAGCAAGAGGATTTGGGGATTTTTGACCAAAGCACGAGCAATGGCGATCCTCTGTTTCTGTCCACCACTCAATTGAGCCCCACGCTCTCCCACCATGGTGTTCAGTTTCTGCCTCAGAAAAGCAAGTCAAATATTTATGTGGTCTTCAATTGAAActtgaataattatttataaacttGCCTTAGCAGTTTAAAGTTCTAGCTACCTgttctgtttctttgttttgaaacAGATCACAGAGGCCTCTCATGCAAGATTTATTTGGTAATACACATCATGCAAATACCAGGTTTTGACTCCACTATGTCATTTTTGGTCATAGAGTAAGAAATCCACAACTCTTACCTCTGGTAGTTTGGAGATGAATTCATAGGCATTGGCCTCTCTCACAGCCCGTTCAATGTCCTCATCAGTGGCATCCTCACGACCATAGCGAATGTTCTCAGCAATTGTGTTGCCAAAGAGTACAGGCTCCTGGCTCACAATGCCCATATTTTCTCTCAGCCAACGCACATTCAGAGTGCGGATATCTTGACCATCCAGCATGACCTGCAACATAGATGCCCTAGTCAGAGCAAGTAACAAACAAGTAACCAACCACAGAGGCCTTAATGCTCAATTTCCAAGAGACCTTTAGTCATTAGCACCCTGAATTCAGCATACTTACCTCTCCTTGATCTGGATCATAAAACCGTTGCAGCAGTTGAATGGTGGTGCTCTTACCACAACCGCTGGCCCCCACCAGAGCAATTGTCTTTCCATGGGGCACTTTCAGGCTCATTCCCTGCAAAATCTATGACAGGacagaatatatatacacacacacatgttaagAAGAGGAATATTACCACCTCTTTTCAATAAGAAATCtattaaaatgtcacattgATTACCTTCACATCCTTTCTGGAAGGGTAActgaaatgaatgtttttgaatTCAATGTCACCTATCACACGGTCTGGTTTGTGTCCTTCCTTTGAACTGCTGTCAATGGGACGAGGCTATGACAGCAAATGAAGAACTAAGCAAGTCTCATTGTTGTACACTGATACACAATTATTTATTCGTACATAGCTGATCATATAATGTACCAACTAATAaaaaggtttcaagaaaaaaagagaaagtcaTTACCATATCAATGGTTTCGTAGATGGGATATGCAGCACCACGGGCGGTAGCAACACTCTCCAAGTTGGGAGCTCCCTGACCCAGAGAGAATGCACCAATCATCACTGAGAAAAAGACCTACGGACAGAAACCATTTTTTACACAAGATAAACATGAGATGCCAGCAACATGCACATTACTATGTGGGCCAACCATCTTAATATGCTATTACAGTAGAACACTGTAAATCAGACATGTCTAGTGTGTGCTGTGACACATTCCAAACTCACAGTGAGTACTCTTCCAATTGAGTAGTTATCTGGTTCATCCACAGCGAGTTTTGTGCCATACCAGAA
This Ictalurus furcatus strain D&B chromosome 1, Billie_1.0, whole genome shotgun sequence DNA region includes the following protein-coding sequences:
- the abcb5 gene encoding ATP-dependent translocase ABCB1 isoform X2, which codes for MREDQNAEPQPDQQDVIPVGHLNLAFTQDEKPQNENPENPLEEESKSKSKKKKKKKSDKPKKEPIKTVGLFQLFRYATCPEIFLMLISLLCAAIHGAALPIMCIVFGQMTDSFVQSGQQLNVTGNFTSNVTLNPSDCVTIPGFDIEASMTRYAYYFVAIGAGVFLVGTFQVMLFVLTATRQTKRIREKYFHAILHQPMAWFDTHPIGELNTRLTDDINTINDGLGDKICVFVQFFCRFITGLITGFVFGWKLTLVILAVSPLLAGSAAVWAKVLGTLTSRELTAYAKAGAVAEEILVAIRTVVAFNGQKKALQRYETNLENAKNFGVRKAITTNVSLGITQFFILGTYALAFWYGTKLAVDEPDNYSIGRVLTVFFSVMIGAFSLGQGAPNLESVATARGAAYPIYETIDMPRPIDSSSKEGHKPDRVIGDIEFKNIHFSYPSRKDVKILQGMSLKVPHGKTIALVGASGCGKSTTIQLLQRFYDPDQGEVMLDGQDIRTLNVRWLRENMGIVSQEPVLFGNTIAENIRYGREDATDEDIERAVREANAYEFISKLPEKLNTMVGERGAQLSGGQKQRIAIARALVKNPQILLLDEATSALDTQSEAIVQAALDKARAGRTTIVIAHRLSTIRSADIIAGFKDGQVVEHGTHRELMSKKGVYYALVTQRSQGRPDDDDDDDDDDEYDDEGETCEESSDNPDDLMEVTTENGGFERNSIRRSIALQRRSSKRRSMQKKKSKKSKSKKEKKEKEKVTDVPFTRILAMNKPEWPYLVVGILASTVGGAVYPCLAILFAKIIGVFAEPDPELKRQKTLMFSLLFLVLGAVSFITYLLQGFMFGKSGEILTMRLRSQAFKAILRQDIGWFDDHKNAVGVLTTKLATEASLVKGASGYRLGLTSNAICSLGIAVIIAFISCWQLTLLILAFMPFIIGSHFIQMRALGGHASKDQSALEMSDIHRSCRKLQDRCCINKRRGLLPKV
- the abcb5 gene encoding ATP-dependent translocase ABCB1 isoform X1; amino-acid sequence: MREDQNAEPQPDQQDVIPVGHLNLAFTQDEKPQNENPENPLEEESKSKSKKKKKKKSDKPKKEPIKTVGLFQLFRYATCPEIFLMLISLLCAAIHGAALPIMCIVFGQMTDSFVQSGQQLNVTGNFTSNVTLNPSDCVTIPGFDIEASMTRYAYYFVAIGAGVFLVGTFQVMLFVLTATRQTKRIREKYFHAILHQPMAWFDTHPIGELNTRLTDDINTINDGLGDKICVFVQFFCRFITGLITGFVFGWKLTLVILAVSPLLAGSAAVWAKVLGTLTSRELTAYAKAGAVAEEILVAIRTVVAFNGQKKALQRYETNLENAKNFGVRKAITTNVSLGITQFFILGTYALAFWYGTKLAVDEPDNYSIGRVLTVFFSVMIGAFSLGQGAPNLESVATARGAAYPIYETIDMPRPIDSSSKEGHKPDRVIGDIEFKNIHFSYPSRKDVKILQGMSLKVPHGKTIALVGASGCGKSTTIQLLQRFYDPDQGEVMLDGQDIRTLNVRWLRENMGIVSQEPVLFGNTIAENIRYGREDATDEDIERAVREANAYEFISKLPEKLNTMVGERGAQLSGGQKQRIAIARALVKNPQILLLDEATSALDTQSEAIVQAALDKARAGRTTIVIAHRLSTIRSADIIAGFKDGQVVEHGTHRELMSKKGVYYALVTQRSQGRPDDDDDDDDDDEYDDEGETCEESSDNPDDLMEVTTENGGFERNSIRRSIALQRRSSKRRSMQKKKSKKSKSKKEKKEKEKVTDVPFTRILAMNKPEWPYLVVGILASTVGGAVYPCLAILFAKIIGVFAEPDPELKRQKTLMFSLLFLVLGAVSFITYLLQGFMFGKSGEILTMRLRSQAFKAILRQDIGWFDDHKNAVGVLTTKLATEASLVKGASGYRLGLTSNAICSLGIAVIIAFISCWQLTLLILAFMPFIIGSHFIQMRALGGHASKDQSALEMSGKISTEAVENFKTVVALTKEEAFFQKFNDSLSKPYRSQICKAPIYGLTFALSQAIPYFVNAAVFRFGSWLIAHCYTKYENVFLVFSVIVFAAMSIGQSSSFAPDFAKAKAAAGRILDLLGQTPEIDIYNEAGDKPTNCKGDLDFCDLHFSYPTRPSSKILQGLNVSVAQGQTLALVGGSGCGKSTLIQLLERFYNTASGHVLMDGVDTKKLNLAWLRSQLGLVSQEPILFDCTIAENIQYGDNSRVVSQAEIEEAAMNANIHDFILGLPEKYNTRVGDKGAQLSGGQKQRIAIARALVRQPKVLLLDEATSALDTESEKIVQKALDDARQGRTCIVIAHRLTTIQNADIIAVIQNGTVVEKGTHSQLIAQQGAYYALVNAQISH